One window from the genome of Alosa alosa isolate M-15738 ecotype Scorff River chromosome 15, AALO_Geno_1.1, whole genome shotgun sequence encodes:
- the LOC125307870 gene encoding olfactory receptor 6N1-like: MGNLSTSKFFILSGLQDSGVYKHQYFLLVFVLYTLIITVNLTLICIVTVDKSLHEPMYIFICNLCANGLYGTVGFYPKFLLDLQSDIHTIAHSWCMIQTYVIYCSGLSEITVLTVMSYDRYVAICRPLQYHSIMFPRAVLKLLVLAWFYSHLVTAIAIILTSRIPFCGSHIHKLFCDNPSMLMLGCYRAIANQVWSMVVISVYLIQFVLISISYAHIVHVCISSSEGRAKFSKTCVPHIVVMVIYIVTALFDVFYSWDGSVNLPIGVRNALAIQFLILPPLLNPFIYGLQLPKIRKVLSKGTRRYDGFRNGPVSESICSQERIRYEGESRTRRGSALHPLRIRD, from the exons ATGGGGAACTTATCTACTTCTAAATTCTTTATTCTTTCTGGGCTGCAGGACTCAGGAGTTTACAAGCATCAATACTTCTTGTTGGTGTTTGTCCTTTACACCCTCATTATTACAGTCAACTTAACTTTGATTTGTATTGTGACAGTGGATAAAAGTCTCCATGAGCCCATGTACATTTTCATCTGCAATCTGTGTGCAAACGGACTCTACGGGACTGTTGGTTTTTACCCTAAATTTTTGCTGGACTTGCAATCTGATATTCACACAATAGCCCACAGTTGGTGCATGATTCAAACGTATGTTATTTATTGCTCTGGATTAAGTGAAATTACAGTTTTAACAGTGATGTCATATGACCGCTATGTGGCAATTTGCAGACCACTGCAATACCACAGCATTATGTTCCCACGTGCTGTGTTAAAGTTGCTTGTATTAGCCTGGTTTTATTCTCATTTGGTAACAGCAATAGCTATTATCCTTACTTCTAGAATACCCTTTTGTGGATCACACATCCATAAACTATTCTGTGACAATCCTTCAATGTTAATGTTGGGGTGTTATCGAGCAATAGCCAACCAGGTATGGAGTATGGTGGTTATTTCAGTATATCTTATACAGTTTGTTTTAATTTCAATTTCTTATGCTCATATTGTCCATGTTTGTATATCATCTAGTGAGGGTAGAGCAAAGTTCAGTAAAACTTGTGTGCCTCATATTGTAGTTATGGTCATATATATTGTGACTGCATTGTTTGATGTATTTTACAGCTGGGATGGTTCAGTAAATCTTCCAATTGGTGTACGTAATGCGTTGGCTATACAATTTCTGATTCTTCCCCCACTATTAAACCCATTCATTTATGGCCTCCAACTTCCAAAGATTCGAAAAGTACTAT caaAAGGAACGCGGAGGTATGACGGCTTCCGGAACGGACCCGTATCGGAGTCCATATGCTCTCAGGAACGGATCCGCTACGAAGGCGAATCGCGGACCCGCCGTGGCTCCGCACTGCATCCACTCCGCATCCGCGATTAA